The Variovorax paradoxus genome window below encodes:
- a CDS encoding winged helix-turn-helix domain-containing protein — MSDAPPSGADDILHFGPFTLRVGERLLARDGEPVELGGRAMDVLLVLVAKANAIVSKQELMARAWPGMVVSDGSLRYQITMLRQALNDGQDGARYLSNVVGRGYCFVARVTRGEAAPEMRADAPAAVGAIEPGLPAQPLELLGRAKDLAAIPAQLARSRFVTIVGSGGVGKTSVAIRVGQDMLSGFDGAVVFVDLSMLADPGLVPSAIASMLGLSVRSADPVPSLVAYLRGRRMLLILDNCEHVIAAAASLAERIFQAAPGIHLLATSREALRVPGEHIHPLDPLATPPDQPGLLARDVLLYPATRLFMDRAGASGAMPALDDADAQVVAGICRKLDGLALAIELAARRVTTYGLRQTAALLDERLALSWLGQRTARPRHQTLQATLDWSYELLDPREREVLCRLAVFVGRFSLEAARQVVADEALTQAQVVDAIASLAEKSLLAVHRAGGSAQYRLLESTRAYALAKADAPTAEASARRHALHFRTRLERMAAEHDAFSGDTARASDLADLGNVRSALAWCFDRGGDRDLGLSLAVAAVPAFMAMSLLAECHAWSKRALAELTPAARGSAVEMHLQAAVGLSQMFTRGNSDEVRHALERSLQVAEALGDGASQVQLLARLQIFHERIGDFVESLSYAKRCARVAASIDDPTARATADSLVGLSNHLLGDQAGARHFLEAAIAGSTLSRQGTSIYSGFDFHNRACISLARTLWLQGHPSQAMALAQRAVDEARELNHPVTLCIALIWAVSVYLWAGDLERAERDIDSFIAFAESHSLTPYLAVGRGVKGELCVRRGDAEQGVRALQGCLVELRESRYELLTSAFNLTLAEGLVMTGRHDEALALMDDTLALVHAKGDLYNLPELLRVKARALSGGPAPRLAQARQCLDEALAVSRQQGARSWELRVAMDLARLWADGERAQEGRDLLAEVFANFTEGFETTDLQEAARLLDGVEDAAV, encoded by the coding sequence ATGAGCGACGCACCGCCCTCCGGGGCCGATGACATCCTTCACTTCGGACCCTTCACGCTGCGCGTGGGCGAACGCCTGCTCGCGCGCGACGGCGAACCGGTAGAGCTCGGCGGTCGCGCGATGGACGTGCTGCTGGTGCTGGTCGCGAAGGCCAACGCGATCGTGAGCAAGCAGGAGCTGATGGCGCGCGCCTGGCCCGGCATGGTGGTGTCCGACGGCAGCCTGCGCTACCAGATCACGATGCTGCGCCAGGCCTTGAACGACGGCCAGGACGGCGCGCGCTACCTGTCGAACGTGGTGGGCCGCGGCTACTGCTTCGTCGCGCGTGTCACGCGCGGCGAGGCCGCGCCCGAAATGCGGGCCGACGCGCCAGCCGCGGTGGGAGCGATCGAACCGGGCCTGCCGGCGCAGCCGCTGGAACTGCTGGGCCGCGCCAAGGACCTCGCGGCGATTCCGGCCCAGCTCGCCCGGAGCCGCTTCGTCACCATCGTGGGCTCGGGCGGCGTGGGCAAGACCTCGGTCGCGATCCGCGTGGGGCAGGACATGTTGAGCGGCTTCGACGGCGCGGTGGTCTTCGTCGACCTCTCGATGCTGGCCGACCCCGGCCTGGTGCCGAGCGCCATCGCCTCGATGCTCGGGCTGTCGGTGCGCTCGGCCGATCCGGTGCCCAGCCTCGTCGCCTACCTGCGCGGGCGGCGAATGCTGCTGATCCTCGACAACTGCGAGCACGTGATCGCAGCGGCCGCGTCGCTGGCCGAGCGCATCTTCCAGGCCGCGCCCGGCATCCACCTGCTCGCGACCAGCCGCGAGGCGCTGCGCGTGCCGGGCGAGCACATCCATCCGCTCGACCCGCTGGCCACGCCGCCCGACCAGCCCGGCCTGCTCGCGCGCGACGTGCTGCTGTATCCGGCCACGCGCCTGTTCATGGACCGGGCCGGCGCGAGCGGCGCGATGCCGGCGCTCGACGATGCCGACGCGCAGGTCGTCGCGGGCATCTGCAGGAAGCTCGACGGCCTCGCGCTCGCGATCGAACTCGCGGCACGCCGCGTGACGACCTATGGCCTGCGCCAGACCGCCGCGCTGCTCGACGAGCGGCTGGCGCTGTCGTGGCTCGGGCAGCGCACGGCGCGGCCGCGCCACCAGACGCTGCAGGCCACGCTGGACTGGAGCTACGAGTTGCTCGACCCGCGCGAGCGCGAGGTGCTGTGCCGGCTCGCGGTCTTCGTCGGCCGCTTCTCGCTCGAGGCTGCACGGCAGGTGGTGGCCGATGAGGCGCTGACACAGGCGCAGGTGGTCGACGCGATCGCGAGCCTGGCCGAGAAATCATTGCTCGCGGTGCATCGCGCGGGTGGTTCCGCGCAGTACCGCCTGCTCGAGAGCACGCGCGCCTATGCGCTCGCCAAGGCCGATGCGCCGACCGCCGAGGCGAGCGCGCGCCGCCATGCGCTGCACTTCCGGACGCGGCTCGAGCGCATGGCCGCCGAGCACGATGCGTTCTCGGGCGATACCGCGCGCGCCTCCGACCTGGCCGACCTCGGCAACGTGCGCTCGGCGCTTGCGTGGTGCTTCGACCGCGGCGGCGACAGAGACCTGGGCCTTTCGCTGGCGGTGGCGGCGGTGCCAGCCTTCATGGCGATGTCGCTACTGGCCGAGTGCCATGCCTGGTCGAAGCGCGCGCTGGCCGAACTCACGCCCGCCGCGCGCGGCAGCGCGGTCGAGATGCATCTGCAGGCGGCCGTGGGCCTCTCGCAGATGTTCACGCGCGGCAACAGCGACGAGGTGCGGCATGCGCTCGAGCGCAGCCTGCAGGTGGCCGAGGCGCTCGGCGACGGCGCGAGCCAGGTCCAGCTGCTGGCGCGGCTGCAGATCTTCCACGAGCGCATCGGCGATTTCGTGGAGTCGCTGAGCTACGCCAAGCGCTGCGCACGCGTGGCGGCCTCGATCGACGACCCGACCGCCCGCGCCACCGCGGATTCGCTCGTGGGGCTGTCGAACCACCTGCTGGGCGACCAGGCCGGCGCGCGGCATTTCCTCGAGGCCGCGATCGCGGGGTCGACGCTGTCGCGGCAGGGCACCAGCATCTACTCGGGCTTCGACTTCCACAACCGCGCCTGCATCTCGCTGGCCCGCACCCTGTGGCTGCAGGGCCATCCCTCGCAGGCGATGGCGCTGGCGCAGCGCGCGGTCGACGAGGCGCGCGAGCTCAATCATCCGGTCACGCTGTGCATCGCGCTGATCTGGGCCGTGTCGGTCTATCTCTGGGCCGGTGATCTCGAGCGCGCCGAGCGCGACATCGACAGCTTCATCGCCTTCGCCGAATCGCATTCGCTCACGCCCTACCTCGCGGTGGGCCGCGGCGTGAAGGGCGAGCTCTGCGTGCGGCGCGGCGATGCCGAGCAGGGCGTGCGCGCGCTGCAGGGCTGCCTGGTCGAGCTGCGCGAATCGCGCTACGAGCTGCTGACCTCGGCCTTCAACCTCACGCTCGCGGAAGGCCTGGTCATGACCGGCCGGCACGACGAAGCCCTGGCCCTGATGGACGACACGCTCGCGCTGGTCCATGCCAAGGGCGACCTCTACAACCTGCCGGAGCTGCTGCGCGTGAAGGCGCGCGCGCTGTCGGGCGGGCCGGCCCCGCGCCTCGCGCAGGCGCGGCAATGCCTGGACGAAGCGCTGGCGGTCAGCCGCCAGCAGGGCGCGCGCTCGTGGGAGCTGCGCGTGGCGATGGACCTGGCGCGGCTGTGGGCCGATGGCGAGCGCGCGCAGGAAGGAAGGGATCTGCTCGCGGAGGTGTTCGCCAACTTCACCGAGGGCTTCGAGACGACCGACCTGCAGGAGGCCGCGCGCCTGCTCGACGGCGTGGAGGATGCGGCGGTCTGA